GCTTCGATCGCGGCGGCAGCTTCGGCTCTACTGCAATCGGGCACCTCGGCCCAGATCGAGCCGTCGGCGGGATTGAGGTCCTTGAACATCCGGCGCGCGGAGACGCGGCCTCCGGCATATTGCCCATCGAATACACGTGCCATGTCAGTCTCCTTATTCATCGTCGTCTCGTGTGCAGAGACGGAGTTATTCGCTGTCCGTCGTCTTGATATCAGCCGGCGGCTGCTCACTGAGCTTCACCACCGTCAAAGTTCCGCGGCGCGACGCGATATGTTCGGACATGATCGTTGCTGCGCGCGACACAAGCGCTGGAATATCGATCGCCGTCACCGCGCGATCCTGACCGGATTCAGCATCGCTGCCGGCACTGTTGTGGCCCAGCACGCCATGCAGGTTATCCTGCATCAGATCGGCACCGTTACGCACAAAAGCGCTTGGAACGGGACTGATGCGGCGCTGGCGCTTCACATGCTCCGCCATGCGCTGGCCGGCCGCGCGCGCCAGTTCCGATCCGCGGTCACTGATGCGCCTTGCATCCACGGACACGGCCGCTGGCGCTGCAGGCGGCGACTGCAAACCCTTACCAAGCACATCCCAGAGATCGCCCTGGCGTACAGGATCATAACGCCCGACAAAGGCACTTGGCACCGTTTTCTGCTGCCGCGATGCTGCGACGAAGGTGGACTGGATCGCACCGGCCCGCGCGGCAAGGCCTGCGATCAGCGGGCCCATCGCAGCAACATCGAGCGGCAGGACGAACGGCGCCGGCAGGCGAATGGATGAGACAGCCGGACGCACCACACCGCCGCCGAGATAAGCATTGATGACGGCGGGATCGCTCATCAGACTCTCGGCACTGCCCTCGCCGGTGATACATCCGACTTCGATCAGGTAGCCGCGATCGGCAATCTTCAGGCTCTGCCGGGCATTCTGTTCGACCAGCAGAATGCCAACGCCGGTGGCCGCGATCGATTTGAGCGAACGAAATAATTCCTTTGTCAGTACTGGCGACAGGCCGAGCGAGGGCTCGTCCAGCATCAGAATATCCGGCTGGGACATCAAAGCCCGACCAATGGCAACCATCTGCTGTTCGCCGCCCGACATCGTGCGCGCGATTTGCGATTTGCGTTCGGCGAGGCGTGGAAACAGCGTGTAAATGCGTGTGAGCGTCTCGCTTTCGCCGCTGCGGGCGCGGCCGGGAAAGGCGCCGAGTTGCAGGTTTTCGGCGACCGTCAGTTCACCGAAAATGCCGCGCCCCTCCGGCACCAGCGCGATGCCCTTTTCGACGATGCGATGCGCCTTCATGCCGGTGATGCGGTCGCCATTCATGCGGATTTCGGAGCCGGGCTCGACCTTCACCATACCGGCGATGGCCTTGAGAAGGCTCGATTTTCCGGCGCCATTGGCGCCGAGGATGACGCAGACTTCGCCCTTCGTAATGCTCGTAGAAACGCCCGAGAGCGCCTGGTGACGACCGTAACGAACGCTGAGATTTAGGACCTCAAGCATCCTCGTCGTCCCCGAGATAGGCCTGCACGACCTCCGGATCGGAAAGAACGTCGGAGACGCCGCCCTCCTTGATCTTGCGGCCCGAACTCATCACCACGCAGCGTCCGCACAGCGAACGGATGGCGTCCATGACATGCTCGACCATGATGATGGTCCGGCCTTGGCGGTTGAGCGTCTCGATCAGCGAAATGCCGATATTCAGTTCGCTTGGATTGAGCCCCGCCAACCACTCATCCAGCAGCAGGACACGCGGATCGGAGGCGAGCGCTCGGGCCAGTTCCACCCGCTTCTGGTCGATATAGGTCATCGCCGCGACCGGCACATGCTCGCGACCACGCAGGCCGACCAGCGCCAGCAACTCGCGCGCAAGCGCGTGGGCCTCGGCACCCCAGACGCGGCGACGGCCAAATACCGCGCCGGCGATCACATTATGCTCGGCGTCCATCGACGGCAGCACGCGCACGAGCTGGAACGTGCGAGCGACGCCAAGCCGCGCAATCTCATGCGCGGCAAGACCGGAGATTTTTGCGCCGCCGAGATCGATGTCACCCGCATCGGGCTTCAACGCGCCGGAGATGAGGTTCAGCATCGTCGTCTTACCGGAGCCGTTCGGGCCGATCAGCGCGAACAGCTCGCCGTCGCGGACATCGAAGCTCACGTCATTCACCGCCACAAGGCCGCCAAAGGCCTTGCGCGCACCGGAAACGCGAAGAGCGAGCGCGGTCATGCCGGCTCCTTCAACGCCGCGGGTTCCGGCTCGACTTCGGATCTTTTTCGCTGCAGCCGAGCGCGCAATTGCTCGAGCCGCCCGGTCACACCATCGGGCAGAAGATAAACAATCAGGAGGAACGCAAGACCGATGACGATGGAGGTGTCATTCGGGAACCGCACCGAAACGAAGTCCATCACGATCGTGAACGGGATGACGCCGACCAGCGGTCCCCATAGCCGGCGTGTACCGCCCAGCAGCGCCATGATGACGACGAGGAACGAGATCATTGGATTGAAGGCCGATGGCGGCTCGACATAGGCATAGCGTGGCGCCAGGATAGCACCGGCCATGCCGATGAAGGCGCCGGAAATCATGAACAGGATGATCTTGGATTGTGCGGTGTTGATGCCAACGTGGCGGGCGACGGTTTCGTCATTGCCGATGATCCGCATCGCAAATCCGAGCCGCGACCGGTTGATCAGCCAGCCGGTGACGAACACGACCACGGTCAGCGCTAGCAGCATCCAGTAGATATGCTGCTCGGTGAAATCGGTGAAGACATAAAGCCCCATCCGGTTGGTCAGCTTGATCTGCAGCCAGGACACAACCTGCCGGACGAGTTCTGCAAGACCGAGCGTGAAAATGACGAAATAGACGCCGGAAATGCGCAGCGTCGCAGCACCGACGAGACCGGCCAGAATCGCGGCGGCAACTGCGGCGGCGATCACCAGAAATGGATACGGCACATAGTCGAGACCGAGTGCGACGGCGTAAGTGCCAAGCCCGAAAAACGCTGCCGTCGCCAGCGAGATATAATGTGTCGGGCCGGAGAACAGCGTCCAGGCCGTGCAGAGCGCGGCATAGAGGACGATGTTCAGCGCCAGCGACAGGTAATAGCCCTGATCGAAAAACGGCAACGTCGCTGCGGCCGCAACAGCGACCGCACCGATCAGTGCGATCCGGATTTCCTCGGATGAGAGACGGGTCATGTCTGCTGCCTGCCGAAAATGCCTTGCGGCCGGAACAGCAGCACGAGCGTGAACAAAGCATAGGTTGCGGCCA
The genomic region above belongs to Pseudorhodoplanes sinuspersici and contains:
- a CDS encoding branched-chain amino acid ABC transporter permease — translated: MTRLSSEEIRIALIGAVAVAAAATLPFFDQGYYLSLALNIVLYAALCTAWTLFSGPTHYISLATAAFFGLGTYAVALGLDYVPYPFLVIAAAVAAAILAGLVGAATLRISGVYFVIFTLGLAELVRQVVSWLQIKLTNRMGLYVFTDFTEQHIYWMLLALTVVVFVTGWLINRSRLGFAMRIIGNDETVARHVGINTAQSKIILFMISGAFIGMAGAILAPRYAYVEPPSAFNPMISFLVVIMALLGGTRRLWGPLVGVIPFTIVMDFVSVRFPNDTSIVIGLAFLLIVYLLPDGVTGRLEQLRARLQRKRSEVEPEPAALKEPA
- a CDS encoding ABC transporter ATP-binding protein; translated protein: MTALALRVSGARKAFGGLVAVNDVSFDVRDGELFALIGPNGSGKTTMLNLISGALKPDAGDIDLGGAKISGLAAHEIARLGVARTFQLVRVLPSMDAEHNVIAGAVFGRRRVWGAEAHALARELLALVGLRGREHVPVAAMTYIDQKRVELARALASDPRVLLLDEWLAGLNPSELNIGISLIETLNRQGRTIIMVEHVMDAIRSLCGRCVVMSSGRKIKEGGVSDVLSDPEVVQAYLGDDEDA